The following are encoded together in the Dickeya lacustris genome:
- the tdh gene encoding L-threonine 3-dehydrogenase, giving the protein MKALAKLRPEPGIWLTEVPEPVPGHNDVLIKIRKTAICGTDVHIYNWDAWSQKTIPIPLVTGHEYVGEIVAIGQEVEGFTLGDRVSGEGHITCGYCRNCRAGRRHLCRNTFGVGVNRPGAFAEYLVIPAYNAFRLPAAIPDEIAAIFDPFGNAVHTALAFDLVGEDVLICGAGPIGVMAAAVCRHVGARHVVITDVNEYRLALARRMGVTRAVNVADTALEAVMHELGMTEGFDVGLEMSGAPQAFRSLLSVMNHGGRIAMLGIPPQATPVDWSEIIFKGLVIKGIYGREMFETWYKMAALIQSGLDLSPIITHRFHRDDFQQGFDVMRSGQSGKVILDW; this is encoded by the coding sequence ATGAAAGCGCTGGCAAAACTGCGACCGGAACCGGGCATCTGGCTGACTGAGGTGCCAGAGCCTGTGCCCGGCCACAATGATGTGCTGATTAAAATTCGCAAAACGGCTATCTGCGGCACGGATGTTCACATTTATAACTGGGATGCGTGGTCACAGAAAACCATCCCGATACCGCTGGTGACGGGCCATGAGTATGTTGGCGAGATTGTGGCCATCGGGCAGGAGGTCGAGGGGTTTACCCTGGGCGACCGGGTATCGGGTGAGGGCCATATTACCTGCGGTTATTGCCGTAACTGTCGCGCCGGTCGGCGGCATTTGTGCCGTAACACATTCGGCGTCGGTGTGAACCGGCCAGGAGCGTTTGCCGAGTATCTGGTGATCCCGGCCTATAACGCGTTCCGCCTGCCTGCCGCCATTCCCGATGAGATAGCCGCGATTTTCGACCCGTTTGGTAATGCGGTACATACCGCGCTGGCGTTTGATTTGGTGGGGGAAGATGTGCTGATTTGCGGGGCCGGGCCGATAGGCGTGATGGCGGCGGCGGTGTGTCGGCATGTCGGGGCGCGTCATGTGGTGATAACTGATGTAAATGAGTACCGGCTGGCGCTGGCGCGCCGCATGGGGGTGACGCGGGCGGTGAATGTGGCCGACACCGCGCTTGAGGCGGTGATGCATGAGCTGGGGATGACGGAAGGGTTTGACGTGGGGCTGGAAATGTCCGGCGCGCCACAGGCGTTTCGCAGCTTATTGTCGGTGATGAATCACGGCGGGCGTATCGCCATGCTGGGTATTCCGCCGCAGGCAACGCCGGTGGACTGGAGCGAGATCATTTTTAAGGGGCTGGTAATTAAAGGGATTTATGGCCGTGAAATGTTTGAGACCTGGTACAAGATGGCGGCGCTTATCCAGTCCGGCTTGGATCTCTCACCGATTATCACCCATCGCTTTCACCGCGATGATTTCCAGCAAGGCTTCGATGTGATGCGCTCAGGGCAGTCCGGTAAAGTGATCCTTGACTGGTAG